In the Gossypium arboreum isolate Shixiya-1 chromosome 10, ASM2569848v2, whole genome shotgun sequence genome, one interval contains:
- the LOC108488280 gene encoding uncharacterized protein LOC108488280 — translation MGVVKFDDAPGVGNLLPNHTDNRVNTIVENMGSRIKLNVAEVKTLLREVRNYCEFYNEGDHEIERCNEFRALVQGQMDNKELEFFKFTKEENVCTLEEGSMEKKPVAFSYKDSKRVSWNYNCNVTSSGEGSPVITPNTKAEPVKGKSLVIEQGKVKQELSINEPVMEKEAKKFLKFLKHSEYSVVEQLLKQLTRILVLTLLLNSVVHCNALMKVLNETYAADDILVNKLDCLISNISADNFISFSDDEIPPGGMGSTKALHITTQCKGYTLPGVLIDNGSTLNVFPLSTLNRLPIDSSHMKTCQNIVREFDGTERKVMRRIEVPLLIGPNTYEVDFVVMDITPSYNCLLERPWIYLAWVVPSSLHQKLKLVTEGRLIKKNTEEDIIASVTSDAPYIENDSEVIECSFRSLKFVNATFIIEGGRVPIPKIFKATRMSLQLTVGKWALLGRELEKYLHGRVEVLALADKQDRFGLGYRPDAKQKRQEMIKRSLVINDMNDAVTDLEFPFERDMCLDGSQDFKDDRDCNLPPNLFRMAEQEEKHILTHKEIIKNVTLEEGKEVNIGTCITKETRRDLIKLLQEFKYIFA, via the exons ATGggtgttgtaaaatttgatgatgcACCTGGTGTAGGAAATCTGTTACCTAATCATACTGATAATAGGGTAAACACAATAGTAGAGAATATGGGGAGTAGAATCAAGTTGAATGTTGCAGAAGTGAAAACTCTGTTGAGGGAG GTgaggaactactgtgagttcTACAATGAGGGAGATCACGAGATTGAGAGATGTAATGAATTTAGAGCCCTGGTACAGGGTCAAATGGACAACAAAGAGCTGGAGTTCTTTAAATTTACTAAAGAGGAAAACGTATGCACCTTGGAGGAGGGGTCGATGGAGAAG AAACCCGTGGCTTTTTCTTATAAGGATAGCAAAAGGGTGTCTTGGAATTATAATTGTAATGTGACATCATCTGGAGAGGGGAGTCCGGTCATCACACCAAATACAAAAGCCGAGCCTGTAAAAGGGAAATCTTTGGTGATCGAACAAGGGAAAGTAAAACAGGAGTTATCCATTAATGAGCCTGTAATGGAGAAAGAAGCTAAGAAATTCTTGAAATTCCTAAAGCACAGCGAGTATAGCGTTGTGGAACAATTACTCAAGCAATTGACACGCATATTAGTACTAACTCTGCTCCTAAACTCAGTGGTACACTGTAACGCGTTGATGAAGGTGTTGAACGAAACCTATGCTGCTGATGACATTTTAGTAAACAAGCTAGACTGTCTTATCAGCAACATAAGtgccgacaatttcatctctttcagtgacgatgagataccgccaGGGGGTATGGGATCCACTAAGGCTTTACACATCACCACTCAATGCAAAGGGTATACATTACCAGGGGTATTAATTGATAATGGATCAACATTGAACGTCTTTCCCCTGTCTACATTGAATAGGTTGCCAATAGACAGCTCTCATATGAAAACATGCCAGAATATAGTGAGGGAATTTGATGGCACCGAAAGGAAAGTGATGAGAAGGATTGAGGTACCTCTTCTAATCGGACCAAACACATACGAGGTAGACTTCGTAGTGATGGACATCACGCCTTCTTATAATTGTTTATTGGAGAGGCCATGGATCTACTTGGCATGGGTAGTACCATCATCATTGCACCAAAAGCTAAAGTTGGTGACAGAGGGTCGACTGATAAAGAAAAATACGGAAGAGGACATTATTGCATCCGTCACAAGTGATGCGCCGTATATAGAAAATGATAGCGAGGTaatagaatgttcctttcgatcattaaaatttgtaaatgcaACTTTCATCATTGAAGGGGGCAGGGTCCCAATACCAAAAATATTCAAAGCTACGAGGATGAGTTTGCAACTAACAGTGGGAAAATGGGCATTGCTTGGAAGGGAACTCGAGAAGTATCTCCATGGACGAGTTGAGGTGCTGGCCTTGGCTGATAAACAGGATCGCTTTGGCTTAGGGTATAGGCCAGATGCAAAGCAAAAGAGACAGGAGATGATAAAGAG GTCTCTAGTTATCAATGATATGAATGATGCTGTTACGGACCTAGAGTTCCCTTTTGAGCGAGACATGTGTCTGGATGGATCTCAGGATTTTAAAGATGATAGAGATTGTAACTTACCTCCGAATTTGTTTAGGATGGCAGAGCAGGAAGAGAAACATATTCTAACCCATAAGGAGATAATCAAGAATGTGACCTTGGAAGAAGGGAAGGAGGTGAACATTGGAACTTGCATAACCAAGGAAACAAGACGGGACCTCATTAAATTACTACAAGAGTTCAAATATATCTTCGCGtag